A single genomic interval of Myxococcales bacterium harbors:
- the sppA gene encoding signal peptide peptidase SppA, whose amino-acid sequence MRRTWIIAALLGSSILAIAFLAGVFMYLVTAEGGGKSLFSSDRGIGILKIEGPILSSDRAIEDIKEFGENKSVKGILLRVDSPGGAVAASQEIYEALLDLSQKKPVVASMGSVAASGGYYVSLAADEIWANPGTTTGSIGVRLEHVMIGDLLEWMKIKHETLKSGALKDLVPMDRPISPEAREILEKMLAEIHAQFKGAVAERRKLDLPTVDKIADGRIFTGAAAKDLKLVDEIGGVASALKRLSLLAKIEGEPELIFPRKRGRLIDRIFTEIKSRMSSLAIADYWQPMVMMRMDGLSER is encoded by the coding sequence ATGCGCAGGACTTGGATTATTGCGGCCTTGCTTGGCAGTTCGATCCTTGCAATCGCCTTTCTCGCCGGGGTGTTTATGTATCTCGTCACGGCCGAAGGGGGAGGGAAATCCCTCTTTTCGTCGGATCGTGGAATTGGAATTCTGAAGATAGAAGGCCCGATCCTCTCTTCCGACAGGGCGATAGAGGATATAAAGGAGTTCGGGGAGAATAAGTCGGTTAAGGGAATTCTTCTCAGAGTTGATTCGCCTGGCGGAGCGGTTGCTGCATCGCAGGAGATTTACGAGGCGCTTCTTGATCTTTCACAGAAAAAGCCGGTGGTGGCATCGATGGGAAGCGTTGCGGCGAGCGGGGGGTATTACGTATCTCTTGCGGCTGATGAAATATGGGCTAACCCCGGAACTACCACCGGGTCGATAGGGGTCAGGCTCGAGCACGTGATGATCGGAGATCTTCTGGAGTGGATGAAGATCAAGCATGAGACTCTGAAAAGCGGGGCGCTGAAGGATTTGGTGCCGATGGACAGACCCATCAGCCCAGAGGCAAGAGAGATTCTCGAGAAGATGCTTGCGGAGATCCATGCCCAGTTCAAGGGAGCTGTTGCCGAGCGTAGAAAGCTCGATCTTCCGACGGTGGATAAAATCGCCGATGGAAGAATCTTTACCGGCGCAGCTGCCAAGGATCTCAAGCTCGTCGATGAGATCGGTGGGGTTGCCTCTGCTCTTAAAAGGCTTTCGCTCCTCGCAAAGATAGAAGGGGAACCGGAATTGATTTTTCCACGCAAGCGGGGCCGACTTATCGACCGTATTTTTACAGAGATAAAAAGCAGGATGTCGTCTTTGGCTATTGCAGATTATTGGCAACCGATGGTTATGATGAGAATGGACGGACTGTCCGAACGATGA
- a CDS encoding integration host factor subunit beta, which translates to MNKSDLIETLVRKLPNLSGRDVEVIVNTIFDSMTDSLKSGERIEIRGFGSFEVRTRKPRIGRNPKTGMSVDVGQRKVPFFKVGKELRERVNKA; encoded by the coding sequence TTGAACAAGAGCGATCTTATTGAAACTTTAGTCAGGAAATTACCTAACCTCTCTGGCAGGGATGTGGAGGTCATCGTCAACACGATTTTCGATAGCATGACCGATTCGTTGAAATCCGGCGAGCGTATCGAGATCCGCGGATTCGGAAGTTTCGAAGTCCGCACGAGAAAGCCTCGGATCGGCAGAAATCCCAAGACCGGGATGTCCGTCGATGTGGGTCAAAGAAAGGTTCCTTTCTTCAAGGTTGGCAAGGAGCTTAGGGAAAGGGTCAACAAGGCATGA
- a CDS encoding HIT domain-containing protein, translated as MSGDILWAPWRMEFIRGAKSSKDSCIFCELATSGEIDSKNLVLHRAKSSYVLMNRYPYNTGHLLVIPFSHTGTLSSLSSDEHAEIMRLTSASVEILQKILGAEGFNCGFNLGRSAGAGIADHLHMHIVPRWVGDSNFMPVIGGTRSMPEYLKETYSELADSFKAL; from the coding sequence ATGAGCGGAGATATTCTCTGGGCGCCCTGGAGGATGGAGTTCATAAGGGGCGCAAAATCCTCCAAGGATTCATGTATTTTCTGCGAGCTCGCCACATCGGGTGAGATCGATTCCAAAAATCTCGTTTTGCACAGGGCTAAGAGTTCTTATGTCCTGATGAATCGTTATCCTTACAACACCGGTCATCTTTTGGTGATACCATTTAGCCACACCGGCACACTTTCATCCTTGAGTTCAGATGAGCATGCCGAAATAATGCGCCTGACCTCGGCATCGGTAGAGATACTCCAGAAGATTCTTGGAGCTGAGGGTTTCAACTGCGGTTTCAACTTGGGGAGGTCGGCGGGGGCGGGGATCGCAGATCATCTCCACATGCATATTGTCCCCAGGTGGGTCGGGGATTCGAATTTCATGCCTGTAATAGGCGGCACCAGATCGATGCCTGAGTACTTGAAGGAAACCTATTCAGAGCTCGCAGATTCTTTCAAAGCCTTATAG
- a CDS encoding LapA family protein, with amino-acid sequence MKKLIFAITMALFFFILLNFIYCNLDEATFGYALVMKFRIPYILSVQSVPIPIGFVLLSAFCSGMVVIAMIEALPSFYKTLELRAKNKRIRQLERELSVVRQISEKKDSESAPKSLS; translated from the coding sequence ATGAAAAAACTTATATTTGCTATTACGATGGCGCTTTTCTTTTTTATCCTTTTGAACTTCATCTATTGCAATCTTGATGAAGCGACTTTCGGCTATGCCCTTGTTATGAAATTCAGGATACCCTACATCTTGAGCGTCCAGTCTGTTCCGATTCCGATAGGTTTCGTTCTGCTCTCCGCATTTTGCTCAGGAATGGTTGTGATAGCGATGATCGAGGCTCTCCCATCCTTTTATAAAACGCTTGAGCTTCGTGCGAAAAACAAGCGCATACGCCAGCTTGAAAGAGAGCTTTCGGTAGTGAGACAGATATCAGAAAAGAAGGATTCGGAATCAGCCCCTAAATCCCTTTCGTGA
- a CDS encoding Fic family protein, with protein sequence MSKQSSGHFIRCKEGYQAFIPNQLPPEITWSTKLTKALSDADRLIGKLAGEGKRLPNPHLLMRPFLRREAVLSSRIEGTQSTLGELLAKEAGANVERSPDDLREVGNYVTAIEYGIKRLKTLPLSLRLVRELHEKLMKGVRGRTATPGEFRRSQNWIGIPGSTISNATYIPPPPNKLMSCLGDWEKFLHDRTIPPLVQVAMIHYQFEAIHPFLDGNGRVGRLLITLLLIERDILPTPLLYLSAFFEATRRDYYDLLLDVSLKGNWEKWLEYFFNGVARQSEDALSRAERINKKLDTWKDQITAKTLLKVIDMIAANPFVTVKGVAAKLKVAFTTAQRAVDKLKDLGILKQMDKAKRDRVYCAKDIFDILEEPAKLDSSS encoded by the coding sequence ATGTCAAAACAATCATCGGGTCATTTTATTCGTTGCAAGGAAGGGTATCAGGCATTCATTCCAAACCAGCTGCCCCCTGAAATTACTTGGAGCACCAAGCTAACCAAAGCCCTTTCTGATGCAGATAGACTTATAGGAAAACTTGCGGGCGAAGGAAAAAGACTGCCAAACCCTCATCTTTTGATGAGACCTTTCTTAAGGCGTGAAGCTGTTCTTTCCAGCCGTATCGAAGGAACGCAATCGACTCTTGGTGAGCTACTTGCAAAAGAAGCTGGTGCAAACGTTGAAAGAAGTCCTGACGATCTTAGAGAGGTGGGAAATTATGTTACCGCTATCGAGTATGGAATAAAGAGATTAAAGACCCTGCCCCTATCTCTTCGCCTTGTTCGTGAACTTCATGAAAAATTGATGAAAGGTGTTAGAGGAAGAACCGCAACACCCGGAGAATTCAGGCGCAGTCAGAACTGGATAGGAATCCCCGGAAGTACTATATCGAATGCTACTTATATTCCTCCACCTCCAAATAAACTTATGTCATGTCTCGGCGATTGGGAGAAGTTCCTGCATGATAGAACCATCCCTCCTCTTGTTCAGGTTGCAATGATCCATTATCAGTTCGAAGCCATCCATCCGTTTCTTGATGGCAATGGTAGAGTTGGGCGTTTACTAATAACGCTTTTATTGATCGAACGAGATATTTTACCAACACCGCTTCTCTATTTAAGCGCATTCTTTGAAGCCACAAGGCGTGATTATTATGACCTTCTCCTTGATGTGAGCTTAAAGGGTAACTGGGAGAAATGGCTGGAATATTTCTTTAATGGGGTTGCGAGGCAGTCTGAGGACGCTTTGAGCCGTGCAGAAAGAATAAATAAGAAGCTGGATACGTGGAAGGATCAGATAACAGCGAAGACCCTGCTAAAAGTTATCGATATGATCGCGGCCAATCCATTCGTTACGGTCAAAGGCGTTGCGGCCAAGTTAAAGGTTGCCTTTACCACTGCCCAACGAGCGGTTGATAAACTTAAAGACCTCGGCATCTTGAAGCAAATGGATAAAGCCAAGCGCGACCGTGTCTATTGCGCCAAAGATATATTCGATATTCTTGAAGAACCTGCGAAGCTTGATTCTTCATCTTAA